The Sulfolobus acidocaldarius DSM 639 genome has a window encoding:
- a CDS encoding ABC transporter permease codes for MSSSTAVDNKEARRGFRITGLKRYILKRVFERLVLLFGILVFNFFIFQILPTLYHINPAELYVPLTYKGLPRSELVQALDRQFGLNLPLQERFFVYIESLLTFHLGISMHYDRSVLTLIVERFPVTALLVVPSLILSTILAVVLGLYSISRQGKIGDSVISFTAIMTYFIPAFWLGEILLYILGFYLNIFPTNIAQAITTSNGMALQGFTYWVSLMKFLTLPILFITIISYGVRNILFRNNGVELMGSNFVNYLRARGISDRKILYKHVTRNAIIPVVTRVGIDLAFLFAGVVFIEDIFNIPGLGRLLVNAAANLDVPLLEGDFYIISLFAIIILLALDLLYPLIDPRVKYE; via the coding sequence ATGAGCTCCTCAACAGCCGTCGACAACAAGGAGGCTAGAAGAGGATTTCGAATAACAGGCCTGAAGAGGTATATCTTGAAGAGAGTATTTGAAAGGTTGGTGTTATTATTTGGCATCCTCGTCTTCAACTTCTTCATATTCCAAATTTTACCCACCCTTTACCATATTAACCCTGCTGAACTTTATGTACCCTTAACTTACAAAGGACTCCCAAGAAGTGAGCTTGTGCAAGCGCTTGATAGACAATTCGGGCTTAATTTACCACTTCAGGAGAGGTTCTTCGTTTACATTGAGTCCCTATTAACGTTCCACCTGGGAATATCCATGCATTATGATAGGTCAGTATTGACGTTAATAGTGGAAAGGTTTCCCGTAACTGCACTTTTGGTAGTCCCAAGCTTGATTTTAAGTACCATTTTGGCAGTAGTACTAGGCCTTTACTCCATATCCAGGCAGGGTAAGATAGGTGATAGTGTGATTAGCTTTACAGCTATAATGACCTATTTCATCCCAGCATTTTGGCTTGGCGAAATACTACTTTACATCCTAGGGTTCTACCTAAACATATTTCCAACTAATATAGCACAGGCAATAACCACTAGTAATGGCATGGCACTTCAAGGCTTTACGTACTGGGTTAGCTTGATGAAGTTCTTAACTCTTCCAATTTTGTTTATAACCATTATAAGCTATGGAGTTAGAAATATCCTGTTTAGAAATAATGGCGTAGAGTTAATGGGTAGCAACTTTGTTAACTATCTGAGAGCTAGGGGTATAAGCGATAGAAAGATACTTTATAAACACGTCACAAGAAACGCCATTATACCGGTAGTGACTAGGGTAGGCATCGACTTAGCCTTCTTGTTTGCGGGCGTAGTGTTTATTGAGGACATATTCAATATCCCTGGCCTAGGGAGGCTATTAGTAAACGCAGCGGCAAACCTAGATGTGCCTCTACTGGAGGGAGATTTTTACATAATAAGCCTATTTGCTATTATTATCCTACTTGCGTTAGACCTGTTATATCCGCTTATAGATCCTAGGGTGAAGTACGAATGA
- a CDS encoding ABC transporter ATP-binding protein has translation MIETQGLKVYFKSRDVIVKAVDGVDIKVKEREIVGLVGESGSGKTTLGRTILNLQRPTAGKVLWNGKDVFKLKGKEEKAFRKENQIIFQNPYEAVDIRLKVYDIVAEGIRVHGITKSKDEEREMILKALKDVGLTPEEEYANSLPNQLSGGQLQRVAIARALVLDPSFIVADEPVSMLDMSIRAGVLDIFLKLKEERGKSVLMITHDISTIGYVADRIYVMYQGKIIESGPADEVLGNPLHPYTKALISAVPIPDPSGRTTLFSLTVKEETEPYNGKGCRYYPRCPFAMDVCRQKEPGLTGGTNDHYVACFLY, from the coding sequence ATGATAGAGACTCAAGGACTTAAGGTTTACTTCAAATCCAGGGATGTTATAGTTAAGGCTGTAGACGGTGTAGACATTAAGGTAAAGGAGAGGGAGATAGTAGGACTGGTTGGTGAGTCAGGTAGCGGGAAGACGACTCTGGGAAGGACAATTCTTAACTTACAAAGGCCTACAGCAGGCAAGGTATTATGGAACGGAAAAGATGTGTTTAAGTTAAAGGGAAAAGAGGAGAAGGCCTTTAGGAAGGAGAACCAGATTATATTCCAGAACCCATATGAAGCGGTAGATATAAGGCTAAAAGTATACGATATAGTTGCTGAGGGAATAAGGGTTCATGGCATCACTAAGAGTAAGGATGAGGAAAGAGAAATGATATTAAAAGCTTTGAAGGACGTTGGGCTTACACCAGAAGAGGAGTACGCCAACTCTCTACCAAACCAGTTATCTGGAGGGCAGTTGCAAAGGGTAGCCATAGCCAGAGCCTTAGTGTTAGATCCTAGTTTCATAGTTGCAGACGAACCAGTTTCAATGCTAGACATGTCAATTAGGGCTGGCGTGTTAGACATATTCTTGAAGTTAAAGGAAGAGAGGGGAAAGAGTGTATTAATGATAACTCACGATATTTCAACTATAGGTTATGTTGCAGACAGGATTTATGTGATGTACCAAGGTAAAATAATAGAGAGCGGTCCAGCAGATGAGGTTCTAGGGAATCCATTACACCCTTACACTAAGGCACTTATTTCGGCAGTCCCTATTCCTGATCCCTCTGGTAGAACGACCCTATTTTCCTTAACGGTTAAAGAAGAGACAGAGCCATATAATGGCAAGGGCTGTAGGTATTATCCAAGGTGTCCCTTTGCCATGGATGTCTGTAGACAGAAGGAACCGGGATTGACCGGCGGGACGAATGACCACTATGTCGCGTGCTTCTTATACTGA
- a CDS encoding thiolase family protein: protein MIVGFSGKLYKRYDGDGIDLIKEVVDEALDMAGLEYKDIDGVLSTFGRGGFLGNKSFISGSDQLSEYLGIRARYLDNIQYGGPSALTMIYRAYKAIRSGEANTVLCVQGGKISQFRDGLVTPQKTDFVDTAFDEFIKVYTQMSPISDYAMVAYRHSKLFGTTDEQRALVSVSQRYNAMSNEKAMFKTPLTVKDVLSSRIVSYPLHLLEIVYPVDGFHAFIVSKKTSKSSLRNVDILGYGEAHWSNPPPEWEDIIYTPAVESSKMASFNLNRVDVFELYDSFTITVMLQMEDIGLVEKGKVGKFVESNDLTYKGNIPLNTGGGSLNTGQPAYMSGGVILEEALLQLNGMAKGRQVKDVNTAFLNGIGWWSRRHSVTLVLGEKK from the coding sequence ATGATTGTAGGTTTTTCAGGTAAACTCTACAAGAGATATGACGGTGATGGAATAGATCTCATTAAAGAAGTCGTAGATGAAGCGTTAGATATGGCAGGACTGGAGTACAAGGACATAGACGGAGTGCTATCTACCTTTGGAAGAGGGGGGTTCCTTGGAAATAAGAGCTTCATAAGTGGTTCAGATCAACTGAGCGAATACTTAGGAATAAGAGCAAGATATCTCGACAATATACAGTACGGAGGACCCTCAGCGTTAACCATGATTTACAGGGCTTACAAAGCAATCAGATCAGGTGAAGCCAATACTGTGCTTTGTGTTCAGGGTGGGAAAATATCACAGTTTAGAGATGGACTAGTGACTCCACAAAAGACAGACTTCGTGGACACTGCCTTCGACGAATTCATAAAAGTGTATACTCAGATGTCTCCCATATCAGATTACGCTATGGTTGCTTATAGACACTCTAAGTTGTTTGGAACCACGGATGAGCAAAGGGCATTGGTCTCCGTGTCGCAGAGGTACAACGCCATGAGTAATGAAAAGGCTATGTTTAAAACTCCCTTAACTGTTAAAGATGTCCTCAGCTCCAGAATTGTCTCTTATCCACTTCACCTACTAGAAATAGTTTATCCTGTTGACGGTTTTCACGCATTCATCGTGAGCAAAAAGACCTCTAAATCTAGTCTGAGAAATGTGGACATATTAGGATATGGGGAGGCTCATTGGTCGAATCCACCTCCAGAGTGGGAAGACATAATTTACACTCCTGCTGTTGAGAGCTCAAAAATGGCGTCGTTTAACTTAAACAGGGTCGATGTCTTTGAGTTATATGACTCATTTACTATAACAGTTATGCTTCAAATGGAGGATATAGGCTTAGTTGAAAAGGGTAAAGTGGGGAAGTTTGTGGAATCGAATGACCTCACATATAAGGGCAATATACCCTTAAATACTGGCGGGGGATCTCTTAACACTGGACAGCCTGCATACATGAGTGGAGGAGTTATACTGGAAGAGGCTCTTCTCCAATTGAATGGGATGGCTAAGGGAAGACAAGTAAAGGATGTTAATACCGCCTTCCTAAATGGTATTGGATGGTGGAGTAGAAGACACTCAGTAACGTTAGTTTTAGGTGAGAAGAAGTGA
- a CDS encoding ABC transporter ATP-binding protein has translation MIFEESTEPLLQVDSLKTYYKTKTGNVKAVDSVSLFVDRAKILGVAGESGCGKSTLVTTIFRVLPRNAQIVEGEVKFKGQEILKMDLKTFRKNIVWRDIAYIPQASMDVLDPVYKIKDQMIETILAHEDVSKAEATERIYKALESVGVPPEKADMFPHELSGGQRQRVVIAMALLLNPSMVVSDEATTALDVITQAKVLKIMKDLQESRKFSMMFVTHDLALLANISDSILIMYAGKVVEFGDVEKLFRNPLHPYTKALVDAIPDLRLRKKKKLVSIPGYPPDLENPPKGCRFAPRCPIAMPICSQKEPPLTRIEGFHYVACHAVTKQ, from the coding sequence TTGATATTTGAGGAATCAACGGAACCTTTACTCCAAGTGGACTCTCTAAAAACCTATTACAAGACAAAAACTGGTAACGTAAAGGCAGTTGACTCAGTTTCGCTCTTTGTTGACAGGGCTAAAATTTTAGGGGTCGCAGGAGAGTCTGGGTGTGGCAAATCTACTTTAGTTACTACCATATTTAGAGTGCTTCCCAGAAATGCACAAATTGTAGAAGGGGAAGTGAAATTTAAAGGTCAGGAAATTCTGAAAATGGACCTGAAGACGTTTAGGAAGAACATAGTATGGAGAGATATAGCATATATTCCGCAAGCTTCCATGGATGTACTTGACCCTGTATACAAGATAAAAGATCAGATGATAGAGACAATCTTAGCCCATGAGGATGTATCAAAGGCTGAGGCAACTGAGAGGATATATAAGGCATTAGAGAGTGTAGGGGTTCCCCCAGAAAAAGCAGATATGTTTCCACATGAACTCTCTGGAGGACAGAGGCAGAGGGTGGTAATTGCCATGGCACTACTTCTGAACCCCTCTATGGTTGTCTCAGATGAGGCTACTACAGCCTTAGACGTTATAACGCAAGCAAAGGTCTTGAAGATAATGAAGGACTTACAGGAGAGCAGAAAGTTTAGTATGATGTTTGTTACTCATGACCTAGCTCTATTAGCCAATATAAGTGATAGTATTCTCATTATGTATGCAGGGAAAGTAGTGGAGTTTGGCGATGTCGAGAAGTTATTCAGGAATCCTCTTCATCCCTATACAAAGGCACTTGTTGATGCAATACCGGACTTAAGGTTGAGAAAAAAGAAGAAACTGGTCTCTATACCAGGCTATCCTCCAGACCTAGAGAACCCACCCAAGGGTTGCAGGTTTGCTCCCAGATGTCCAATAGCAATGCCCATATGTAGTCAGAAGGAACCTCCATTGACAAGGATTGAGGGATTTCACTATGTTGCTTGTCATGCGGTGACCAAACAATGA
- a CDS encoding ABC transporter permease — MNKTIRYLFSKKSFVFSIIIIGFFVILSLAAPVLTQYNNPYLPSQQQIAAPYAVPYWASIFPQYKDLPPNVMFTFSKFSSSNSNYVTMVNSSYIKVLVPPNETVNVSFPLIWNWSHPYNILVSFKLLSPNSENFIINLYFNNIYAMELSPLPFPLPPAVSITPGKASFIVFNSQEINVGNSPYVSTLPSSKQALAAYEFPADALPKPGTYYIVVSFNNTGNTQETFIMSLPTYKSQGYKYGLLGTDDNGASVFAEFVYGGRFDLYLSVVASVLIIGIGLVIGLLAGYVGGFTDLSLNALTDFFLLIPGLPLLIVLISIFDVTGTIVNISKPLLILLIISLLSWPGTAKIIRGQTLSLKNRTFIEASRALGEGRTRILFKHILPNLMGILFAQLAYDVPGVILAESGLDFLGLGISGFPTWGNMLGYATYNISFVNGFAWWWVLPPGIGIVLLSMAFYFFGSAMLDALSPYKLRGE, encoded by the coding sequence ATGAACAAGACAATTAGATATCTGTTTTCTAAAAAGTCCTTCGTGTTCTCAATAATAATCATTGGGTTCTTTGTTATTTTGTCTTTAGCTGCTCCTGTATTGACACAATATAACAATCCATATTTACCGTCCCAACAACAGATAGCTGCACCTTATGCCGTTCCCTATTGGGCTTCGATATTTCCACAATATAAGGACTTACCCCCAAACGTAATGTTTACCTTTAGTAAGTTTAGTTCTTCCAATAGTAATTATGTAACAATGGTTAATTCTTCATATATAAAAGTATTAGTTCCTCCGAATGAAACAGTGAATGTATCTTTTCCTTTAATTTGGAACTGGAGCCACCCGTATAATATACTTGTCTCATTTAAGCTTTTATCTCCAAATTCTGAAAATTTCATCATAAACTTATATTTTAACAACATATATGCAATGGAGTTATCCCCACTACCTTTTCCACTTCCGCCAGCTGTCTCGATTACTCCAGGGAAAGCAAGTTTTATAGTATTTAACTCGCAAGAAATTAATGTAGGTAATTCTCCGTATGTTTCTACTCTTCCTTCGTCCAAGCAGGCTTTGGCTGCATACGAATTTCCGGCAGATGCATTACCTAAACCTGGAACTTACTATATAGTAGTCTCTTTCAACAATACAGGTAACACGCAGGAGACATTCATAATGTCTTTGCCTACATATAAATCACAGGGATATAAATATGGTTTACTCGGTACAGATGATAACGGAGCCAGTGTATTCGCTGAATTTGTGTATGGGGGGAGGTTTGACCTATATCTTTCAGTAGTGGCTTCTGTTTTAATTATAGGGATAGGCCTTGTGATAGGCTTATTAGCCGGATATGTAGGTGGGTTTACAGATCTTTCACTTAACGCGTTAACAGATTTCTTCCTCCTAATACCTGGATTACCGTTACTTATAGTTCTTATAAGTATTTTCGATGTAACTGGTACTATAGTCAACATAAGTAAGCCATTGCTTATACTTCTCATAATATCTCTATTGTCCTGGCCAGGTACGGCAAAAATTATAAGAGGACAGACACTTTCTCTCAAGAACAGAACGTTTATTGAGGCTTCAAGGGCTTTAGGTGAGGGAAGGACTAGAATTCTTTTCAAGCATATACTCCCTAACCTGATGGGTATACTCTTTGCCCAGTTAGCTTATGACGTACCTGGGGTAATATTAGCCGAATCGGGTCTAGATTTCTTAGGGCTCGGAATTTCAGGTTTCCCTACTTGGGGAAACATGCTTGGTTATGCTACATATAACATATCCTTCGTAAATGGCTTCGCCTGGTGGTGGGTATTGCCACCTGGAATTGGTATAGTCCTGCTGAGCATGGCGTTTTATTTCTTCGGCTCAGCCATGTTAGACGCATTGAGCCCATACAAGCTCAGGGGTGAGTGA
- a CDS encoding ABC transporter substrate-binding protein produces the protein MKKMFLIIGLSLILAFLIAIPIQVSGFAIANFNAPILNPSQVIYNEPWVGTIVYTYAYSTHTDEFNALLDGKVDFITLTHVSEIQELEKAPYNNTAFLAIAPAESFAQVAFAFGNNLTANLYFRYAIASLINPQNVTSYVLDNGVLGTDYPFFVSPSLQVYKAWFNSQVESYYEQYQSYNLTRAIMYLERVPGITHVNGQWYYNGQPLKLTFYYTYPPETLKKFADLLQSSAAAINLTIVPVQETFAALENQIQTPPYNDFNMSTFGWTNIGPFPNSWMDGIYTSPANVAGFSNSTIDATLQKALNAPTLAQEIAYTKEAELLLQQQLPYVIYVWSNAIQAVYLPGWADYIYLQYGTPTYAINIMDVHPTNQALNGTFIFSSITSGFPRHINIYASVSVYAFNTLDDMYDSLAITSFANETQLMPWVASSWTITSPVNMTLPNGDKIVNGTILTVNLVHNDTWIDGYPLTAYDVNFTVWYYDLPGMMGTNTFDGVHLNYTYLSQEDFINGDLFGTITALVWTNVTNPYQIVFYLNSSSYVNDYLVLSEYPIMPLHAIGPVNVVTLYHSTLAPEISSGPYRFVSLNEEAKTVTVTYNPYYFRINPSIFMQNVTQGQTYTFTANFTYYTWDDATSSLVPHQVSNGTATMWLNYLEVPGKSYTNATPPMPMKMVAPGVYQGSINTSNLAPGVYEVVSKVTWNNGANELFYYGSINVTKPLTTVPPATSSTAPPTSSTTTSTSLPLTAIVAVIVVVIIIIAAVVILRRR, from the coding sequence ATGAAAAAAATGTTCCTTATTATAGGTCTTTCTCTGATTTTAGCATTTTTAATAGCAATACCAATCCAAGTTTCGGGATTTGCAATTGCAAACTTCAACGCCCCTATACTTAATCCCTCACAGGTAATATACAACGAACCTTGGGTAGGAACTATTGTGTACACATATGCATATAGTACACATACAGACGAGTTCAATGCACTCCTGGACGGTAAGGTCGATTTTATAACTCTTACACACGTGTCAGAGATCCAAGAACTAGAAAAAGCTCCTTATAATAACACTGCGTTTTTGGCCATAGCCCCAGCAGAAAGCTTCGCACAGGTAGCATTCGCTTTCGGTAATAACTTAACAGCTAACTTATACTTCAGGTACGCTATCGCCTCTCTGATAAACCCACAGAACGTAACCTCTTACGTCTTGGACAACGGAGTGCTAGGCACGGATTACCCCTTCTTCGTAAGCCCATCACTACAAGTTTACAAGGCTTGGTTTAATTCTCAGGTTGAATCATACTACGAGCAGTACCAGTCCTATAACTTGACCAGAGCTATAATGTACCTCGAGAGAGTACCTGGAATAACACATGTAAATGGACAGTGGTACTACAATGGACAGCCGTTAAAACTTACCTTCTATTATACCTACCCACCAGAGACACTAAAGAAGTTCGCTGACCTACTCCAGTCTTCAGCAGCTGCTATTAACCTAACTATCGTACCTGTGCAAGAGACCTTTGCAGCATTAGAAAATCAAATTCAAACTCCACCTTATAATGACTTTAACATGAGTACATTCGGATGGACAAACATAGGACCGTTCCCCAACTCTTGGATGGACGGTATATATACATCGCCAGCCAATGTGGCAGGGTTCTCAAATTCTACCATTGACGCTACATTACAGAAAGCCCTTAACGCACCAACTCTAGCTCAAGAGATAGCCTACACAAAAGAAGCTGAACTTCTACTACAACAACAGCTTCCTTACGTCATTTATGTCTGGTCCAACGCGATACAAGCTGTCTACCTGCCAGGCTGGGCCGACTATATATACCTACAGTACGGTACTCCTACATATGCTATAAACATAATGGATGTCCATCCTACCAACCAAGCCCTTAACGGAACATTCATATTCTCTTCTATTACTAGCGGCTTCCCAAGGCACATAAACATTTATGCGAGCGTGAGTGTATATGCCTTTAATACCCTAGATGATATGTACGACTCTCTGGCCATTACTAGCTTCGCTAACGAGACTCAACTCATGCCTTGGGTAGCGTCTTCTTGGACCATAACGTCACCAGTAAATATGACTCTGCCGAATGGCGATAAGATAGTAAATGGGACTATACTCACGGTAAACTTGGTACATAACGACACCTGGATAGACGGTTATCCTCTTACTGCGTATGATGTAAACTTCACAGTCTGGTACTATGACCTGCCAGGAATGATGGGTACTAATACATTTGACGGAGTCCACTTGAATTATACCTACTTATCTCAGGAAGACTTCATTAATGGAGACTTATTCGGAACTATAACGGCATTAGTATGGACAAACGTAACTAACCCGTACCAGATAGTATTCTACCTAAACTCTTCCTCTTATGTTAATGATTACCTAGTATTATCAGAATACCCCATAATGCCTTTACATGCAATAGGACCAGTTAATGTTGTGACACTCTATCACAGCACTCTAGCCCCTGAGATTTCTTCTGGTCCATACAGGTTCGTTTCCTTGAATGAGGAAGCAAAGACAGTGACAGTTACTTATAATCCTTACTACTTCAGGATAAATCCATCTATCTTTATGCAAAACGTTACTCAAGGTCAAACCTACACATTCACCGCTAACTTTACTTACTACACCTGGGACGACGCAACATCATCTCTAGTCCCACACCAAGTAAGTAATGGCACTGCAACCATGTGGCTTAACTACTTGGAGGTACCTGGAAAAAGCTACACTAATGCTACACCTCCAATGCCCATGAAGATGGTAGCTCCTGGAGTATATCAAGGATCGATAAACACTTCTAACCTAGCTCCTGGAGTGTACGAAGTAGTTAGTAAAGTAACCTGGAATAATGGTGCCAATGAGCTGTTCTACTATGGTTCAATTAACGTAACGAAGCCTCTAACCACTGTTCCCCCAGCCACTAGTTCAACAGCTCCACCTACCAGTTCAACAACTACTTCAACATCATTACCCTTAACAGCCATAGTTGCAGTAATAGTCGTAGTGATAATAATAATAGCGGCTGTAGTGATATTGAGAAGAAGGTAA
- a CDS encoding M20/M25/M40 family metallo-hydrolase: protein MENEKALKNLLDFLKHPSVSATGEGVRDTALWLKDFMRDLGINAWIEETPGHPVVYGEANNGGDKTLLVYNHYDVQPVDPLNEWKYDPFSATVKDNYIYARGASDNKGTLMARLMAFSRYKGKLNFKFVFEGEEEIGSINLHHFVDRNKDRLKADAVIMEGAGLDTKGRPMIVLGVKGLVYVEIRVRTGERDVHSSNAPIVYNPVWRLVEILNSIYDGEKVKIKGFYDEIEPISKDVEELLDKYDVDVEELRKSLGAYALKHKERKEVVKALFTEPTCNIDGIYSGYIGKGSKTIVPSHVYVKMDFRLVPKQDPKKIFNELVEHVKRIDPKVEIIDMGLEKPVRTSPKTKVARAMISSAKEVYKVEPVVIPNSAGTQPMGIFYDLGIDEIVSAIGAGTSSSNAHAPNENITVDNYYKAIEHALKFYEEFERIK, encoded by the coding sequence ATGGAAAACGAAAAAGCATTAAAAAATCTCTTGGACTTTTTAAAACATCCCTCAGTTTCTGCTACAGGGGAAGGGGTAAGGGACACTGCGTTATGGTTAAAGGATTTCATGAGAGACTTGGGGATTAATGCGTGGATTGAGGAGACACCAGGTCACCCTGTTGTATATGGAGAGGCTAATAATGGTGGAGATAAGACATTATTGGTCTACAATCACTATGATGTCCAGCCTGTCGATCCTCTAAATGAGTGGAAATATGATCCATTTTCTGCTACGGTAAAGGATAACTACATTTACGCTAGAGGGGCTTCTGATAACAAAGGGACTCTAATGGCTAGGCTCATGGCTTTCTCCAGGTATAAGGGAAAGCTTAACTTCAAGTTTGTTTTTGAAGGGGAAGAGGAGATAGGCAGTATAAACTTACATCATTTTGTAGACAGAAACAAGGACAGGTTAAAGGCTGATGCTGTAATAATGGAGGGTGCAGGACTTGATACCAAAGGCAGACCAATGATAGTCCTTGGAGTCAAAGGCTTAGTTTACGTTGAAATTAGGGTTAGGACAGGGGAGAGGGATGTTCACTCATCAAATGCACCGATCGTTTATAACCCAGTGTGGAGATTGGTAGAAATACTAAACTCAATATATGACGGCGAGAAGGTAAAGATCAAAGGATTTTATGACGAGATTGAGCCTATCAGTAAGGATGTGGAGGAGTTGTTGGACAAATACGATGTGGATGTCGAGGAATTACGAAAGTCATTGGGAGCTTATGCTCTAAAGCATAAAGAGAGAAAAGAGGTAGTTAAGGCATTGTTTACCGAGCCCACATGTAATATTGACGGTATATACTCAGGCTACATCGGTAAGGGGAGTAAAACTATAGTACCATCACACGTATACGTTAAGATGGACTTCCGCTTAGTGCCTAAACAAGACCCCAAGAAGATCTTCAATGAACTAGTTGAACATGTGAAGAGGATCGATCCGAAGGTGGAAATTATAGACATGGGGCTAGAAAAACCTGTTAGAACTAGTCCTAAGACTAAAGTGGCTAGAGCGATGATCAGTTCAGCAAAAGAGGTGTACAAAGTAGAACCTGTGGTGATACCAAACTCTGCAGGTACCCAGCCAATGGGGATATTCTACGACCTAGGTATTGACGAGATTGTGAGTGCCATAGGAGCAGGAACATCGTCCTCAAATGCCCATGCACCAAATGAAAACATAACAGTGGACAACTACTATAAGGCAATAGAGCACGCTCTAAAGTTCTATGAAGAATTTGAGAGAATAAAGTGA
- a CDS encoding fumarylacetoacetate hydrolase family protein, translating to MMKLLQFSPNLGEQKRIGVYHEGKVVDLVKAYEMVYDATPPNWFFNMRDLIEGGEGSLYLVRRVLDDFNKLDSVIKRSAELDPENIIYYPPVTDPEKIFLLAVNYRAHGQETNNNPPKEPYIFTKFNNTLIGHNQPVLFPRASNKVDYEIELAVIMGKRAKYVNSSKALDYVFGYTIFNDISFRDKQFPPEIPYGMRWVHGKGLDTAAPMGPWIVTKDEIDNINNLRLKLRVNGEIRQDAYAEDMIFKVEQIIEYLSNGITLKPGDVISTGTPSGVALATGKYLKPGDVMEAEISKIGVLRNNLIEEK from the coding sequence ATTATGAAGTTACTTCAGTTCTCACCAAACTTAGGTGAGCAGAAAAGGATTGGAGTGTACCATGAAGGAAAAGTCGTAGACTTGGTGAAGGCTTATGAGATGGTTTACGATGCTACACCTCCAAACTGGTTTTTCAACATGAGAGATCTAATAGAAGGAGGAGAGGGTTCATTATACCTCGTAAGAAGGGTCTTAGACGATTTTAACAAGTTGGACAGTGTTATAAAAAGAAGTGCTGAGTTAGACCCTGAAAACATCATATATTATCCTCCAGTAACTGACCCTGAGAAAATATTTTTGTTAGCGGTGAATTACAGGGCTCATGGTCAGGAGACGAATAATAACCCTCCAAAGGAACCATATATCTTCACAAAATTCAACAACACTTTAATTGGGCACAATCAACCTGTACTATTTCCTAGGGCATCAAATAAGGTAGACTATGAGATAGAGTTAGCTGTGATAATGGGTAAAAGGGCTAAGTATGTGAACTCATCAAAAGCATTAGATTACGTCTTTGGCTACACTATATTTAACGATATCAGTTTTAGAGATAAGCAGTTCCCCCCTGAAATACCCTACGGTATGAGATGGGTACATGGCAAAGGTTTAGACACTGCTGCACCTATGGGACCATGGATAGTAACTAAGGACGAAATAGACAACATTAACAACCTGAGACTTAAATTAAGGGTCAATGGCGAAATAAGACAAGACGCTTACGCTGAGGACATGATATTTAAGGTAGAGCAGATAATAGAGTACTTATCTAATGGAATAACCCTTAAGCCAGGAGATGTGATATCTACAGGTACTCCATCTGGAGTAGCACTAGCAACAGGGAAATATTTGAAGCCAGGAGACGTCATGGAAGCTGAAATAAGTAAAATCGGAGTACTCAGGAATAACCTTATAGAAGAAAAATAG
- a CDS encoding Zn-ribbon domain-containing OB-fold protein — protein sequence MRYEELIKAYFDSFESERLPYIKCTKCGKVFYYPRTFCINCNSTDLQVKTSEGKGKIFTMTKFNNTIYGIVELKEGFRLYTNIIDENGKADIGVDVEVRFTVGNGGKKFPVFRVV from the coding sequence GTGAGATATGAGGAGTTAATTAAAGCGTATTTTGACAGTTTTGAAAGTGAGAGATTACCCTACATTAAATGTACCAAATGCGGTAAGGTCTTTTACTACCCAAGGACGTTCTGCATCAATTGTAACAGCACTGATTTACAGGTGAAAACAAGTGAAGGAAAAGGGAAAATATTCACTATGACTAAGTTCAACAATACTATCTATGGAATAGTTGAGTTAAAAGAAGGATTTAGATTATACACTAACATTATTGATGAAAATGGTAAAGCGGACATAGGAGTTGATGTGGAGGTAAGGTTTACAGTTGGTAATGGTGGAAAGAAGTTCCCAGTATTTAGGGTAGTCTGA